The Malus domestica chromosome 10, GDT2T_hap1 nucleotide sequence GCAAGCATGGATTACCATCCTTCATCGAGTAAGTGCCGATTAATTTGGTAAGTGCAAGTAGCGGGTGGAGAAAAAGTAGAAAGCACAACACTTGTTGCTATCTGCATCGAAAGCGTAACTACAACATTAGCTAGAATgtgaagaaaattaaaggaagcATAGTTGTTTTCACTCTCTTTTAATTGTTCTTGTTTTTACAATTTTACTCGCTTTTTATATCTGGTTATTTGCCTTTCTCACTTTAATATACAGATAGAAGGGAAATGCTAAAAAGACTCTTTCAAAAGTAAGACTTTTTATGAACTCTTCGTCATCTTATGTTTTTTGCATAATATTCACGTCAACATTGTATCATGACATAAAGTGACGAAAAGTCTAATGGAGAGTTTTACATTAAGAGAGTCTCGTTAGCATTTCTTAAACgtataaaaacaaatgagaTTAAAAGATGAATGCCAAACCTGCAGTCTTacctgcaaatgctaatgctgGTGCCCACCACCAAAAAtctaaaacaaaagaagaaagaaaatacagtaatttaattataattctgcaatcaagaaataaaaaaatgatccATGATATTTAATAGTTTTgtttaagaataattaaaaattgaagggaaaaaaaaagtctGTCTCACTTATTGTACCTGCCTAGTACGCCTAATTGTACCTCCCAACGTTCTCTCATCGTCACCTTTCCGTTTCTTAACATTTTACTATGacagtctctctctcctccgctctttcttttattctttctctctctggccTTTATATATTCCCTTCCCCTCCTCACACCCCTCACACCCACTActccaattctctctctctaaaaaactCTTCAATTCTCTCTCTTCATCTCCTTACGCCGTCCGTACATCACCATGAAGCAGCTGATCCGCCGGCTCTCCCGCGTCGCCGACTCATCGCAGTACTGCCTCCTGCGCTCCCCGGCCGACGCCTCCGCCCCCCCGCGCAGAAACGAGTCCTTCCGTGTAAAGCTCCGGCGCCGGAGATCCTCCGCTGGCGAGCAGGTGGCCCCCGAGGGCCACGTCCCGGTCTACGTCGGCGACGAGATGGAGCGGTTCGTGGTCAGTGCCGAGCTCCTGAACCACCCGGTCTTCGTCGAGCTCCTCAACAAGTCGGCACAGGAGTACGGCTACGAGCAGAAGGGAGTCCTCCGGATCCCATGCCACGTGATCGTCTTCGAGCGCGTGCTCGAGGCGCTCCGCCTCGGACAGGCCCCGTCGTGCGACCTGCACGACCTCCTCAACTCGAACTCCGTCGACCTGAGATCCTTGTAGATTTGGTAATTCAGGGAAATGTTTTTGGCCTTTTATGTAAATACATCGATTAAAACGAAGCGACGCAAAGCGAtacgttttttattttattttttgtggggTGGGGTGTTGTTGTAAAGGGAAGAAACACTGGTGAAATGCTAGAATTTACAGTCGTAGCAGAACGGAAAATATTTCTACTTTTTTGCCCAAATTCTGTGTTCTGTTTCTTCTTGTTTCCCAAGAAAATATGGGATGGAAAATGGTAAGGAAAAGAAATCATGTAGCTCTACAGTTGCGATTCCGCATACCTGGGCTTAAATTGGCCGTTTCTTCCTCTGCACTGAAGTTCGAATCTTTCATGTGTATAAATTTAGTGTAGATTATTGCTAGTATTAAAATTTGGATTCGTGGAaaattggatgaagaaattattcatttgtTTTGGGGTTAGTGAATAGTGAGTTGTATTTCCAGACAGTGTTTTGCATTTTCTGGGAGTCCAAACGGAACCCGGACACGAAGTTGGGAACAAATCACGGAACTGGGACTGTGTTAATGTCGGGGGTTGTAACGTCCCAAACGGATCTGGAAAAAGTTTTGATGCCATACGATACGACCGAGTTGGAAATGGTGTCTTTTCCGTAATTTCGTGTTCTTTGGTGGCTGTTTGACTTGAGGGATAACTTTGTCTGTCTGGATTTCTGGTGAAGGGTGTTTTTGGTCAATTCGCGTGGGTTTCGGTTGATTATGAAGTTATGACGGTGGTAGATGAAGGGCTGAAGCACAAGCACCTTAGAAGAAAGTAGAGTGTCATccttttagtttaatttcaaaaatggtaTTTAAAATCACTACAAAAGTAAGGTAATTAATCAAGTTATATATGCGGTTTTGGTCCAATAATTCATTGTTACGTTTAagtttttttatcttttcataTGACTCTAAGTTATTAGAACAGAATGTCATGTGTCAATGAATATATTTACTGATCGTTGATGTATTATTAGGTAAGTTACAATTAGGTAAGTCAGACAGAGGTGATACTCTGGGTTTTAAAGATGTCAATCAAATTAGAGCTAGGGTCGGGTCGAGTTGAGGTAATATTGACTGTTGATACATTGTGGATTTAAAAGGCTTCAGTTAAGTTAGTAGTAGGTTAGATAGAGATGATATTGATCGTTGGTACCTTGTGAGTTTTAAAGGTGTCAATCATGTCAGTGAAATCCAACAAGAATGATCTGATTGTTGATGTACACATAATTCATAATGCATCAACAGACAAAATTAACCCACGCATCGTAAAAACTGACTAAAACATCCTTCTACCAAGAATGTGGGTGTAGTTACAACTTACAACCTTGCTTAATACATCAGTAATATTTTAGAgggaacaaaaaagaaaaacagcaaATTATATATACCAACTATGGCCGAACATGCACATAATCCGGCAGTTAATCTTACCTAAACTCAATGATTAAAAGAAACTGTCAAAACAAATCTCATTCAAGGCGCCAACGATTTAGAGTCCAAATTATACAAGTCTAGGTACACAAATCAAGGCATACATTGCATGTCCACCTAAAGCAATGACACCATGATTAATTCCTTAATACATTTGCCACCTAATATGAATAAGTATTGAGTATTGTTatgaagattaaatttgtagacaaaattttaaaaactaaatgatatgaaagttgacgattgatttattacttaagcgttgataaatgTACTtatctattggtgacacatcattagtttgtaaattttatctacaaatttagtcttcatGACATTACATTAAGTCTGCATAGCAATACTGCACAGTTCAGGAACTCACTGCTAAAATTTCTAAATGGTAATTACGTACTAATTAGACACTTAATTAGTAACATTATTGATTAGGTAGCTAGAGGGATAGAGAGCTTATAACTTGGTCTCATATTAGTTGAAATGTAGATTGATTACCATGCAATCGATACACATCACTGAAACTTGTCAAAGATGCTTTGGTGGCATGCCTCTAACTTGTCAAAGATTTCTAGGTAGGTGGGTTTTTGATCGATGTTTTCAAGCAAATGTACCAATATTATTACTTCAAAATTTATCTTGAGTAGGTGATATGCTTGTGTCACTTATATTTATACGCTAGTATATATCGTGGATTTGattgatttaatttaattttaacatTTTGATAAGAAACAAgtgttaattatttgttttttccgtgtaaaaaacaaaaaccctaattggaGCACAAACAAGAACGGCAAAATACAAAGTCTACCTAGCTACGTCTCTTTAATACTAAGCTCTAAACATTGACCATAACATTGATCATAACTATAACACTAACATCTTTAGGAACGACGGGGTAACGAGTTAGATTTGTAATAGGATAAGGATTCGAACCCGTTCAATGTAAGTTTTGTTCGGCGTCGGTTTTCTGACTTTTGTATAGTGTTTACGGTATATCATTAATGAGTTCTACGTCAAATCTTGTTAGTTAGAGCTCGTGCATTGCATAATGCAAAGACGAAAAACTTTCGTCCTTTTAGTATGCATGTTCTCCTAACTCTTGCTCCCAAAAGATGGAAAAATACATATATGGAACATAAGATTTTAAAAAATCTGCTTTATATGGAGCTAAAAAATAGCTAAAATCTAATGGCAAGGATTACACCAAATGCTAGGGGCATTACTGAAATGAGGTAGTTTGTGTCCTAACCTCAAATCTAAATGCATTCTGCCGGGCCAAATTAAACATAGTGCCTTGTTTGAAAGTGCTTCTAAAATGGTTGAAAACGTTTTTGGTTAAAACATTTTCGAAACCAATCAttggtaaaaatgcaagtgaatccttaaaataATTAAAGTGCTTCATgccaccagttatgtgcttcttgtagGAAACACTTAATTAAATGATTTTAGAACTTTAAAATATTTTCGCTAAAAACGGTTTCAATCGTTTTAAATGCAGCCCTTAACTTATATGTGTTTGGtattcctaattaattaatacaTAAAAATCAAGGATTGGTGCAGTCAATCTGTCTTTATAATCCATGATATATTTTTGAAAGTGCAATTAACAAACATGACCTTACTTTATATAACAGATTTGTATATATCAATTTCAcggccaaaaaataaaaataaaaataaaaagagaggaTTATTTTTTGGGGAGGCCCATTTGCCCATGAATATGATATATACAAATCTGATATTCCGATGACTATGTAATTTGTAATGATATATGAGTAGGTTAAGGTGGTCTCAAACAAGAAATCATGGAAAATGGTGGCAGAATATATTGGGTTGAAGACcccacaaaaaaattatttcaattttgaacattactttataaaaataaaaataaaaacgataatacggagatcaaatttttaaaccaaaatttgtaaaaaaaatgatgtggttgttgataattagattaacgtgcttattgcttattggtgacacatcatttggtttgcaaatttagcttcataatttagtctctctaacattatctaaataaaaataatgtggagtgtgaagaagaagaagaagaagaattaagaAATTTTGAATTGATTATGTAGTCAATCAAGTGAAATGTGGATTAATTGTGGACCCGAATAGGATCCGGCTTGAAACAAAACAAGCAGAAATGGACAAGTAATTGAAAAGGATAAGGTACCAAATGTATATGGTGACAAATGCAAAACTGATCATGAAGTGAAGGACGGGGCCCTGCATGCTTGGCTACCTCAAGTGCAACGGAGGCGTCACAAAGACGTATTTTTTACACCATTCACTTGATTGATTATTGTTAATTAGCTTTCTTAATTCGGAATTAATTTTAACCTTATCCGAAATTAAGCTCAACCATACGAGTGACATGATCATAAGTTTTATTGGCCGAAATGTGTGACCAACCAACTTTTCAATACTTGACCAGATCATATATATATCCTTAAAAGAGTGCTTGATGGATgttctctatatatatgttGTTCAAAATAATATGATCAAGAGGTGCAGTATCTAAGTGTGAAATCTGTAAAGAGTATTTACCCAATTTTTCACACACGTTTTGCAGGCCTACTCCGTAACGTGTTTAACGATTCGAGCTGTCTATTTTGTAGAACATTATTCATAGATAatccttacaaaaaattagacaaatacaAAACCACCATtaaaacattcatttgtagtgaagaaaatggacGAATATAGTTCTACAAAGTAACCTTAAATCCTTAATCCCACACGGTCATATGGTTTAAGATTTAGGTATTTTGACAGACATGATCCTTGAGGAAATACCTAAAAGATAGATGTTTGGATCGTTGGAATACATTACGAAGTGGACCTCACAAAAATGTGTCTATATACATATAAAAGTGAAAAGAATAATATCATTGAGGATTTTCTGCTTATCTGTATTTCTACAAATCTTTATCATTTTAGGATCCAAGATTGCTATACTGAAGTAGAATATTAGAGAATAAGCTCGGATGATTCTATATTATTTACTTGATACTAGCTAGTATTCTGTTTTGGAAGAGAGATTCATATCTTTACCAACTAGGCTGTGCTAATTTGATCTCTGAACCTTACCCCGATTAGTATATTAACCGGATAATTAGGGAAAGTAATTCCTGCCTTTGTGTATAAGAAAGGAGGCCACATATGTAGAGAAATACTATCATACTAGATCATGAACCATAACGTGCATTAATCATGTTGattcttattaaaaaataataataagagaATATCACAATCAAACAACATAAGTTTAATAAAAGAATAAGATGCTAACAAATTTACTGAcacgttaaaaaaaattaagattttgacATCATCTCTAGCTAAGTTGGAATTATAGAGTACTTAATCAGAGTGAATTCGGATTG carries:
- the LOC103445811 gene encoding auxin-responsive protein SAUR72; translation: MKQLIRRLSRVADSSQYCLLRSPADASAPPRRNESFRVKLRRRRSSAGEQVAPEGHVPVYVGDEMERFVVSAELLNHPVFVELLNKSAQEYGYEQKGVLRIPCHVIVFERVLEALRLGQAPSCDLHDLLNSNSVDLRSL